A DNA window from Streptomyces sp. 71268 contains the following coding sequences:
- a CDS encoding NAD(P)-binding domain-containing protein → MTEQDRTPEQDRTPEQDRTPEQDRTPVTVVGLGSMGSALAEAFLAAGHPTTVWNRTPDRATPLVAKGAEHAPTVGAAIAASPLVITCLTTYESTIEALEPAAGALRGRALTTLNSGSPAGARQMAEWARGHGARYLGGAVKNVPSAVGAPDTLLYYGGDGDVFEEFAPTLRVLGGDTVYLGADPDLAALYEMAVGGTLLPALVGFFQGAAALQARGLPVASMVRFSTKWFEMINSILPVFADEIDRGEYGEPASSVNLFLAGAAHDAELGAEANLDVTWHEPFHDLLRRAVEAGHGDHSISALTEVLKLPEPGRSGK, encoded by the coding sequence ATGACCGAGCAGGACCGTACGCCCGAGCAGGACCGTACGCCCGAGCAGGACCGTACGCCCGAGCAGGACCGTACCCCCGTGACCGTCGTCGGCCTCGGCTCGATGGGTAGTGCGCTCGCGGAGGCGTTCCTCGCGGCCGGGCACCCGACCACCGTCTGGAACCGCACCCCGGACAGGGCCACGCCCCTCGTGGCCAAGGGCGCCGAGCACGCCCCCACGGTGGGCGCCGCGATCGCCGCGAGCCCGCTGGTCATCACCTGCCTGACCACGTACGAGAGCACCATCGAGGCCCTGGAACCGGCCGCCGGGGCGCTCCGGGGGCGGGCCCTGACCACGCTCAACAGCGGTTCGCCGGCGGGTGCGCGGCAGATGGCGGAGTGGGCGCGCGGGCACGGGGCGCGCTACCTGGGGGGCGCGGTCAAGAACGTGCCGTCCGCCGTGGGCGCCCCGGACACGCTGCTGTACTACGGCGGAGACGGCGACGTCTTCGAGGAGTTCGCGCCGACGCTGCGGGTGCTGGGCGGCGACACCGTCTACCTCGGCGCCGACCCGGACCTGGCGGCGCTGTACGAGATGGCGGTGGGCGGCACCCTGCTGCCCGCGCTCGTCGGCTTCTTCCAGGGCGCGGCGGCGCTCCAGGCCCGTGGCCTGCCGGTCGCCTCGATGGTGCGGTTCAGCACCAAGTGGTTCGAGATGATCAACTCGATCCTCCCGGTCTTCGCCGACGAGATCGACCGTGGCGAGTACGGCGAGCCCGCGTCCTCGGTGAACCTGTTCCTGGCCGGGGCGGCGCACGACGCGGAACTCGGCGCTGAGGCCAACCTCGACGTGACCTGGCACGAGCCCTTCCACGACCTGCTCAGGCGGGCGGTCGAGGCCGGCCACGGCGACCACAGCATCTCCGCCCTGACGGAGGTGCTGAAGCTGCCGGAGCCGGGGCGGAGCGGGAAGTAG
- a CDS encoding GNAT family N-acetyltransferase, whose protein sequence is MTRWQAEQQREAIADLYVTAYREPPGAAPPPGPVAGAGAVAQATPAGAPRAGASRPDAGGPGPGPTGGGLAETGRPGGAWSREAAERARAGVERHGRRAFLDRFSEHVGQPEFEMIIASTPTLVGFAYGFQADRTRVWHPGFQAGIPPEIDELTYSRPVFSLAELCVLPAHRRQGIATRLLDQLLARATGPLATATLDATNPPAQHAFASWGWTRTGALLPAAPLPDAAREPEREAWSRRLGR, encoded by the coding sequence GGCGTACCGCGAGCCGCCGGGCGCGGCCCCACCGCCCGGGCCGGTCGCCGGCGCCGGCGCGGTCGCCCAGGCGACGCCGGCCGGGGCGCCAAGGGCCGGCGCGAGCCGCCCCGACGCCGGGGGTCCGGGCCCAGGACCCACCGGCGGCGGCCTGGCCGAAACCGGTCGGCCCGGCGGCGCGTGGAGCCGCGAGGCGGCCGAGCGGGCGCGGGCCGGCGTGGAGCGGCACGGTCGGCGGGCCTTCCTCGACCGCTTCTCCGAGCACGTGGGCCAGCCCGAGTTCGAGATGATCATCGCCAGCACACCCACACTGGTCGGCTTCGCCTACGGCTTCCAGGCCGACCGCACCCGCGTGTGGCACCCCGGGTTCCAGGCGGGCATCCCGCCCGAGATCGACGAACTCACCTACTCGCGCCCGGTGTTCAGCCTCGCCGAGCTGTGCGTGCTGCCGGCGCACCGCCGCCAGGGGATCGCCACCCGCCTCCTCGATCAGCTCCTGGCCCGTGCGACGGGCCCGCTGGCGACGGCGACGTTGGACGCGACCAACCCGCCCGCACAGCACGCGTTCGCCTCCTGGGGCTGGACGCGCACGGGCGCCCTGCTGCCGGCCGCCCCGCTCCCGGACGCGGCGCGGGAGCCCGAGCGCGAGGCGTGGAGCCGCCGGCTGGGCCGCTGA